From a single Kitasatospora sp. NBC_00458 genomic region:
- a CDS encoding PadR family transcriptional regulator, with the protein MGRRSGVLEFAVLGLLHDAPMHGYELRKRLNVLLGSFRAFSYGTLYPCLKSLVAQGFLVEDNPDVEYVPATALNGKRSKIVYRLSPEGKERFEELLAESGPDAWEDEHFGVHFAFFGQTDRAVRMRVLEGRRSRLEERLERMRNSLARARERFDDYTVELQRHGLESVEREVRWLNELIETERANRTGRTGPSTDGTGPAVPKTSDGRGHDDGSSDPPGPPYDRPGRSEQER; encoded by the coding sequence GTGGGCAGGCGCTCAGGAGTGCTGGAGTTCGCCGTCCTCGGCCTGCTCCACGACGCCCCGATGCACGGGTACGAGCTGCGCAAGCGGCTCAACGTCCTGCTCGGCTCGTTCCGCGCGTTCTCCTACGGGACGCTCTACCCCTGCCTGAAGAGCCTGGTGGCCCAGGGCTTCCTCGTCGAGGACAACCCGGACGTCGAGTACGTCCCGGCCACCGCACTCAACGGCAAGCGGTCCAAGATCGTCTACCGGCTCTCCCCCGAGGGCAAGGAGCGGTTCGAGGAACTGCTCGCCGAGTCCGGCCCGGACGCCTGGGAGGACGAGCACTTCGGCGTGCACTTCGCCTTCTTCGGCCAGACCGACCGGGCCGTGCGGATGCGCGTCCTGGAGGGCCGCCGCAGCCGGCTGGAGGAGCGCCTGGAGCGGATGCGCAACTCGCTGGCCCGCGCCCGCGAGCGGTTCGACGACTACACCGTCGAGCTGCAGCGGCACGGACTGGAGTCGGTGGAGCGAGAGGTCCGCTGGCTCAACGAGCTGATCGAGACCGAGCGGGCCAACCGCACCGGCCGGACCGGACCGTCCACCGACGGGACCGGCCCCGCAGTACCCAAGACTTCGGACGGCCGTGGCCACGACGACGGGTCCTCGGACCCGCCCGGGCCACCGTACGACCGCCCGGGGCGCTCCGAGCAGGAGCGCTGA
- a CDS encoding inositol-3-phosphate synthase, with protein MGSVRVAIVGVGNCAASLVQGVEYYKDADPAGKVPGLMHVQFGEYHVRDVEFVAAFDVDAKKVGFDLADAIGSSENNTIKICDVPPTGVTVQRGHTHDGLGKYYRETIEESDEAPVDVVQILKDRQVDVLVCYLPVGSEVAAKFYAQCAIDAKVAFVNALPVFIAGTKEWADKFTEAGVPIVGDDIKSQVGATITHRVMAKLFEDRGVILERTMQLNVGGNMDFKNMLERERLESKKISKTQAVTSQIRDRELGAKNVHIGPSDYVAWLDDRKWAYVRLEGRAFGDVPLNLEYKLEVWDSPNSAGVIIDAVRAAKIAKDRGIGGPILSASSYFMKSPPVQYFDDEAKDNVEKFIRGEVER; from the coding sequence ATGGGTTCGGTTCGCGTAGCCATCGTGGGCGTCGGCAACTGCGCCGCGTCGCTGGTGCAGGGTGTCGAGTACTACAAGGACGCCGACCCGGCCGGCAAGGTCCCCGGGCTGATGCACGTCCAGTTCGGCGAGTACCACGTCCGTGACGTGGAGTTCGTCGCCGCCTTCGACGTCGACGCCAAGAAGGTCGGCTTCGACCTTGCCGACGCCATCGGCAGCAGTGAGAACAACACCATCAAGATCTGCGACGTGCCGCCGACCGGTGTCACCGTCCAGCGCGGCCACACCCACGACGGCCTGGGCAAGTACTACCGGGAGACCATCGAGGAGTCCGACGAGGCCCCGGTCGACGTCGTCCAGATCCTCAAGGACCGCCAGGTCGACGTCCTGGTCTGCTACCTGCCCGTCGGTTCCGAGGTCGCGGCGAAGTTCTACGCGCAGTGCGCCATCGACGCCAAGGTCGCCTTCGTGAACGCCCTCCCGGTGTTCATCGCGGGCACCAAGGAGTGGGCGGACAAGTTCACCGAGGCCGGCGTGCCGATCGTCGGTGACGACATCAAGTCCCAGGTCGGCGCGACCATCACGCACCGCGTGATGGCCAAGCTGTTCGAGGACCGCGGTGTCATCCTCGAACGCACCATGCAGCTGAACGTCGGCGGCAACATGGACTTCAAGAACATGCTGGAGCGCGAGCGCCTGGAGTCCAAGAAGATCTCCAAGACCCAGGCCGTCACCTCGCAGATCCGCGACCGCGAGCTGGGTGCCAAGAACGTCCACATCGGCCCGTCGGACTACGTGGCCTGGCTGGACGACCGCAAGTGGGCCTACGTCCGCCTTGAGGGCCGTGCGTTCGGCGACGTCCCGCTGAACCTGGAGTACAAGCTGGAGGTCTGGGACTCCCCGAACTCCGCCGGTGTCATCATCGACGCCGTCCGCGCCGCGAAGATCGCCAAGGACCGCGGCATCGGCGGCCCGATCCTCTCGGCCTCCTCGTACTTCATGAAGTCCCCGCCGGTCCAGTACTTCGACGACGAGGCCAAGGACAACGTCGAGAAGTTCATCCGCGGCGAGGTCGAGCGCTGA